The following DNA comes from Kaistia sp. 32K.
TCGAGCAGGAGACCCCGCGGCTGGGGTCTGGCGGCACCACGCGCGGCGCCTCCGTGCATGAGTTTCCCGCCAGCCAGGGCATCGCCGGCGTTTCGATGCGGCTGGAGCCGGGCACCCTCCGCGAGATGCACTGGCACGCCAACGCCGCCGAATGGGGCTATGTCATCTCCGGCAATTGCCGCACCACGCTGATGCGTCCCGACGGCAGCTCGGCGATCGACACCTTCGCCCCCGGCGACGTCTGGTATTTCCCGCGCGGTTGGGGCCATTCGATCCAGGGCATCGGGCCGGGCGAATGCCATTTCATCCTGATCTTCGACAATGGCGATTTCTCCGAGGATCATACCTTCTCGGTCACCGACTGGCTGTCGCGCACGCCGCCCGAGGTGGTGGCGCAGAGCCTCGGCATCTCGCTGGAGGAAGTCGCGAAGCTGCCGAAGGGCGAGGCCTATTTCGCCAGGGGGCCGGTGCCCGACGACGCCTCCTTCCTCTCGGCGCCGCGCAAGGAGCAGGAGCTGGTCACCGTCCACCGCTATCCGCTGATGGCGCAGGTGCCGCGCCGCGTGCCGGGCGGCGGCGTGCAGCGCACGGTGACGGTCAACGAGTTCCCGATCTCGACGACCATGGCCGGCTCGCTGCTCGAGATCCAGCCGGGCGCGCTGCGCGAGCTGCACTGGCACCCGAACGCCGACGAGTGGCAGTATTTCATCGAGGGCACGGCCGAAATGGCGGTGTTCCTGGCCGAGGGCAACGTCGTCACCGACCAGTTCGAGGCCGGCGACATCGGCTATGCGCCGATGGGGGCCGGCCACTACATCAAGAACACCGGCGCGGGCGTGCTGCGCGTGCTGATCGGCTTCAATAGCCCGGTCTACGAATCGAACGAGCTGTCGACCTGGCTCTCGACCAATCCGGCCGCCGTCCTCGCCACCAATCTCGGCCTGCCGGCCGAGACGGTCGCGAAGCTGCCGAAGGAAGAGCACTTCTTCGTCCCGAAGCGCCCCGCTCCATAGGCACCATTTTGTAGCCCACACTCGCCGTCATCCCGGACGCAGCGAAGCGGAGATCCGGGATCCATTCAGCCGGGGTGGCCCGGGGCTTCACCTCTCCCTGAGCCTCTCGCGTAACCGTCCTCAACATGCTGAGGAGGCCCGGAGGGCCGTCTCGAAGCACGCAGAGCGGCGCCGGTATGCAGATTTGCCCACAGCCGGTGCGTCCTTCGAGACGGCTTGCTGCGCAAGCCTCCTCAGGATGTTGGAAATCGAGACCTGCACGAACTGACTTCCGTTCTGCGGAATGTCTCCTTCCGGAGCGATGAAAGAGGGCTTTGCCCTCCTAAACCCCCGGTCCCGACGCTTCGCGCAGGTAGCGGACCGGGCGTTCCGGGGCGAGCGCCAGCGCCGCGCGAACAATCGCCTGCGCGTCGATGCCGTGGTGGCGGTAAAGATCGGCGATCGTGCCGGTCTGGCCAAAGTGCTCGACGCCGAGCGAGCGGGTGCGGTGGCCGCCGACGGAGCCGAGCCAGCCCAAAGTCGCCGGATGGCCGTCGAGCACGGTCACGAGGCTGCAATGATGCGGCAGGTCGGCGAACAGCCGTTCGACATGCGACTGCGCATGGACGAGGCCGCGCTCGCGCGCTCGTCCGGCCGCCGTCCAGCCGGCATTCAGCCGGTCGGCCGAGGTGATGGCGAGCAGGCCGATGTCGCGCCGGTCCTCGGCCAGCAGCCCCGTCGCCTCGATCGCCTCGGGCGCCACGGCGCCGGTATAGGCGATGATGATCTCGGCATTCGGGCCGGGCTTCCGCAGCCAGTAGGCGCCGTCGACGATGGCGCGCGACAGCTCGTCGTCGATGGTGCGGACCGGCTGCTCGAGCGGCCGCGTGGACAAGCGCAGATAGATCGAGCCGCCGGTCTGGTCGCGCAGCCAGGTGCGCTCGTCCGGATCGCCGTCGCCATTCCTCTGGATATAGTCGAAGCCGAAGCGGAGGATGGTGGCGAGCTCGTCGACGAAGGCAGGTTCGAAGGCGGCGAGGCCGTCCTGCGCCATGCCGATCAGCGGCGTGCCGATCGACTGATGCGCGCCGCCCTCCGGCGCCAGCGTGATGCCGGACGGCGTGGCGACGAGGATGAAGCGCGCATCCTGGTAGCAGGCATAGTTCA
Coding sequences within:
- a CDS encoding cupin domain-containing protein gives rise to the protein MAETTLSFKYRLEQETPRLGSGGTTRGASVHEFPASQGIAGVSMRLEPGTLREMHWHANAAEWGYVISGNCRTTLMRPDGSSAIDTFAPGDVWYFPRGWGHSIQGIGPGECHFILIFDNGDFSEDHTFSVTDWLSRTPPEVVAQSLGISLEEVAKLPKGEAYFARGPVPDDASFLSAPRKEQELVTVHRYPLMAQVPRRVPGGGVQRTVTVNEFPISTTMAGSLLEIQPGALRELHWHPNADEWQYFIEGTAEMAVFLAEGNVVTDQFEAGDIGYAPMGAGHYIKNTGAGVLRVLIGFNSPVYESNELSTWLSTNPAAVLATNLGLPAETVAKLPKEEHFFVPKRPAP